GGCGGTCTTGCCGGTGATGCGGTGGTATTTCAGGCCGGTGAAGGTCGGAATGCCGGCGTGATGCAGTTTCTGGATATGCGGCTGGTGCACGTCGAACCCGGCGTCGCGGTAGAACTCGCGGTACAGAAAATCGCCGGGATAGCCTTCCTCCGCGGCCCATACCTGTTTGCTGGATTCATAGTCGCGCCCGAACGCGGCCGGGCCTTCGGGCGTGCGCACCGGCCGGTGCACGCCGTACTTCGGGCGCGGGTCGGCGTTGAGCAGGCCGTGCGAGTCAAGGATGAAATATTCGATGCCGAATTCGCGCAACAGGCGGTCCACACCCGGTTTGTAGCCGCATTCCGGCAGCCAGATACCGCGCGGCCGCCGGCCGAGAATGCGTTGATGCGTGCGTACCGCCATGGACAGTTGCGCGTACAGGCTCTCCTCGTTCACCGCCAGCAGCGGAAAATAACCGTGGGTCGCGCCGCAGGTGAGAATGTCGAGATGGCCGGCCTCCATCAGGCGGCGGAACGCCTGGGTCACGTCGAGACGGTCCTGTTCCACGAAGCGGCGGCGCAGGCGCGTATACAGATCACGGTAGAACATCACCACCGGCTGGAAGTACGCATCGCTCTCGGTGCGGTGGCGCTCGCCTTCCAGCGCCCCGAGGCGCTCGTCGAGATATCGCACGTAACGCTGTTGCAGCAACGGGTCGGTCATCATCGAAAGCAGGGTCGGTGTGAGCGACATCGTCATACGGAATGGCGTGCCGTCGCGCGCCAGCCCCTCGAAGACGTCGAGCAGCGGCAGGTAGGTTTCGGTCATGGCCTCGAAGAACCAGTCTTCCTCGAGGAACCGCTCATGTTCGGGGTGACGCACGAACGGGAGATGTGCGTGCAGGACGAGCGCGAGGTAACCTTTGGGGTGCACCGTTGGGGTTCTCTAAAGAGTTTCTATGATCTATTGAACCGCCATGGCGCCAAGGTCGCCAAGAAAAGCATGTTTCAACAATAAAAAACTTGGCGTTCTTGGCGTCTTGGCGGTTGCATTTGCCGTTTTAAATCTGACGGCTGCTGATGCCGCCCGGCCAGGCGAGACGGTCGGAAGAGGGCGCGCCGCCGGGGCTGCTGATGGACGCGGCCCAGCCCAGGCGCGATCCGTGCACGCGGCCGCCGGCGCGCCGGTACATGGCGCGGAACTGTTCCTCGCTGACCCACCACAGGCGGTCGGTGCGGTTGGAGGCATGCAGGCTCGGGATGCGCGCGATGCCGCGGCGGGTGGCGATGACAAAGCGCCCGTCCGGTTCGTAATAACCGAGCTGCAAATACACCTCGCCCATGTCGGTGGATTCATCCACGTGGAAATACCAGCGGCCGCGTTCACGCGACACCGGAATTTCGTCGATGATTTCAAAAACATCGCTGGCAATCCGTCCGAGTCGAAGCCTGAACGATTGGGCGCGCGCGGCAGAATCTGGCGGCAAGACCCAATACCCGTGCAGCACGCCGGGCTTCTGCGGCAGCAGGCACAGCGTCGCTTCGGCGACCGGCGGGAGATTATCGATGTCTTCATTGAGGTCCATGGCCTCGGCGCGTGGCGCGGCGCTGCCGGGCGGGACGACTGCGTATTTCGCGCTCTCGATCTGTTCTTCATCCGCAGATTGGCGCTGGACATCGCCGGCCCATTCCCATTGCGGCGTCAACGCCGGCGCCGGGCGCGCCTTCGGTGGCGTGATCTTGGCCGCCGGCAGGGTTTTTTTGGCGACGCGCACGGGCGCGGATTTAACGCGAGGCGAGGCAGATTTGGCTTTGACTTTGACGACAGGTGTTGTCGTTGCCGGCTTTGCGGTTTTTTCTGCCGCCGCCGGTGTCTGCATGCCGCCCAAGGACAACAGCTTTTCGAGTTCGCGGCGTGACAGTTTGGAGTATCCCCGCAGGCCGCGGGACCGGGCCAGGGCGCGCAATTCCTTGAGGTTTTTGGTCGGCATGGTTCTGGCCTTCACGTGCAAAAATTCGATAAAGCGGGAACATCTGACAATGTTCGCTGAACAGCTTACATCCTTTCACTCCGTGCCGGAAATGTAAAGTCCCGTTGACGCCAACGGATGGGAACGCCGGACCGATGACACTGTCGGAACAGGATTGAATTTATTGATATCCGTCAATGCCGGAACGCATTTGCCGCGCCATGATTTCAACGGTGGGCAGATGTCTCTTTGAATTTTTTTGCATCTTGCAAGGAGGCGTGCGCATGAAAATCCAGAAGATACGCGAACTGGCCCGTCATCAGGGACTGGATCCGGGCAAGGCCGACAAAGTCGAGCTGATCAGGGCGATTCAGCGCAAGGAAGGCAATTTTGACTGCTTTGCCACGGCTCATGCGGGCGCATGCGATCAAGACGCTTGCCTGTGGCGCGCAGACTGTTTTGCCGCGGCCAGGAGCAGCAAGCATTCCTGAACCGGCGGCTTTTCTGAAGTGGTAAGGAGGTGCCATGTTTCTCAGGCATGTTTCGAGCGGTGACATCGTGGAGGTGATGGATGTCGAATCCCTCTTTGATCCTTTCCGGAATGAATTCAAGGGCCGGTTCCACGCGGGCGAGGAAATGCCGGATCCTGCCGGCTTTCGCAAGTCCGACATGATATTTCTCTCCGGTGAGCGCCTGCCGCGTTGCTGGGTGGACCCGCACTACAAGGAGCGAAAAATCTGAAATCAGGGTATCCTTGCGGTTCAGGACGTGATTTTCGAGAAGGGATTCACGCTTACCAGTTACCTGTGCACCAAAGGGGAGCATGATCATGCCGGTTCCATTGCAGATAACCTTGAAAGACATGCCGCAGTCCGAGGCGGTGGAGTCCCGTATCCGCGAAAAGGCGGAGAAGCTTAACCGTTTTCATGAGCGCATCATCAGCTGCCGCGTGGTGGTGGAATCGCCGCAGCGGCACCAGCATCAAGGCAAACTCTACAGTGTTCACATCGACCTCTCCGTGCCCGGCGCCGAACTGGTGGCGAACCGCGCCCAGGACGAGGATGTCTACGTCGCGATTCGCGACGCTTTCGGCGCCATCACCCGGCAGCTGGAGGACTTCACGCGACGCCAGCGCGGCGACGTGAAGACTCATACCGCGCCTGACGCCTGATATACAGCCCGGGTAACCGGGCGTTCGCATGCGGTGGGGAATGGCCGGCCATGAGGAGTTATGCGCATGGATATCAATGCCGTTCAGAGAGTCTATCGACGTTACGCCCCGGCCTATGATTTTTATTTCGGGGCCATGTTCCAGCCCGGGCGCCGGGAAATCATCGCCCGCCTGGACTGCCGCCCCGGCGACCGCATTCTCGAGGTTGGTGTGGGCACGGGTCTTTCCCTCTCGCTTTATCCGCGTCATGTCGAGATTACCGGCATCGACCTTTCCCGGGAGATGCTGGTGCGCGCCCGCGCCCGCCGTCGCTGCCAGCACCTGAAGCACGTGGTGGCCTTGCGCCTGATGGACGCCGAGCACATGCAGTTCGCCGACAACAGCTTCGACAAGGTGGTGGCGATGTATGTCGTTTCCGTCACCCCGCACCCGGCACGCATGACGGATGAGATGCGGCGGGTGTGCAAGCCCGGCGGCGAGCTTTTCATCGTGAATCATTTCCATCACGCCAACTCGCTGGTCGGCGGGGTGGAGCGGCTGGCGGCGCCGTTTTCGCACGTGATGGGCTTTCGCCCGGATTTCTCGCTGGAGCATTTCATCGACGAGACCGGGCTGGACGTCGCGGCACGGATTCCGGTGAATGCGCTGGGATACTGGACACTCTTGCGGTGTCGCAACAACAAGCGTTCCAGGGCGGGCGTCGCCCCGATGCCGGCGCTCGCCTGAGGTCATGCCTGCGGGCCGCGGAGGCCGGATGGGCGTTGTTGTTGACCGCGGTGGCGTGCGGTGAAACGGCGTCACCGGCGATGGCCACACCGGATGATCCTGAAACCGGCATGCGCGGCTTTGTCCTCGAACCGCTTGCCCGGCGCCGGATTCTGCATGCCCGTTTCAGGACGCGCCCGATATTCTCCGGCGACGCACGGAAGCGGTCGCCTTTCTTTTGCGCGGAGCGCCATCCGACGCCGGCCGGCGCAGGCGTTCGTACATCTGCATGTATTTGGTAGCGCGGTGGCGCCAGGAAAAATCCTGGCGCATTCCGGTGCGCATGATTTTTTGCCAGCATCCGGCGTCGCGCCAGAGTGCCAACGCGCGGTCCATGGCAGCGAGCAGGGCGCCGCCGTTCGCCTCCTGGAACACGATGCCGGTTGCCTTCCCGGCGCCGATATTTTCCGGTGTCGCATCTACCACGGTGTCGGCCAGCCCGCCGGCACGCCGGACGATGGGAACGGTTCCGTAACGCAGGCTGTAAAGCTGGTTCAACCCGCAGGGCTCGAAGCGCGATGGCATCAGGAACATGTCGGCCCCGGCCTCGATCCGGTGCGCCAGTCCTTCGTCATAGCCGATACGCACGGACAGGCGATCCTTGTAGCGCGCGGCCTGCCGGACCAGCGCCGTCTCATAAGCAGCCTCGCCGCTGCCGAGCAGGACGAGTTGCAGCGGCCGGTGCATGAGGCCGGGCAGGGTGTCGAGCACCAGGTCGATGCCTTTCTGCGCCACCAGCCGGCCCACCATGCCGATCAGGGGGGCATCGGGTTCCAGTGGAAGACCGAATTCCCGTTGCAGCGCCAGTTTGTTGGCAGCCTTGCCTTGCAGCCGGCCGGCGGAATAGTGATTCACCAGATAGCGGTCGCGCGCCGGGTCCCATTCCGCATCGTCGATGCCGTTGAGAATGCCGCTGAGCCGGGCGGCGCGTCGGCGCAGCAGGCCGTCCAGACCGTCGCCGAATTCCGGCGTCTGGATTTCGCGCGCGTAAGTGGGGCTGACGGTGGTGAGCTGGTCGGCGAACACGAGGCCGCCCTTCATGAACGACAACTGGTCATGAAACTCGAGCGCCTCCGGCGACCACAGCCCGGGCGGCAGCGCCAGCGCCGTGAAAGTCCGGTGCGGAAACAGGCCCTGATACGCCAGGTTGTGAATGGTGAAGATCGTGGCGGGTCGTGTTTTTTCCCGGGCCAGCAGCACCGGCACCAGCCCCGTCTGCCAGTCGTGGCCGTGCACCACGTCCGGGCGCCACTTGATCCGGCTGCGGCCCAGGGCAAGCGCCGTTGCCACGTGCGCCAGCAGCGCGAAACGCATGGCGTTGTCCGGCCATGGTTGACCACGGGAGTCAAGATAAGGATTGCCGGGCCGATCGTAGGCCGGCGGGAAATCGGCCAGCCAGATGATCAGCGACGTGCCGGGGAGCCGGCCTTCCAGGATTTTTACCGGCGCTTCGAGACCGGCAATGGTCAGCGAGGCGACGTTTTTGAGTTTGTTGGCGCGTGTGACGGCATCCCGGTAGGCGGGCAGCAGCAGGCGCACATCGGCCCCCCGGGATTGCAGGGCGACCGGCAGACTGCCGGCGACGTCGCCCAGTCCGCCGGTTTTGACCAGTGGATGGGCCTCGCTCGTCACGAAGAGAATTCTCGGCATTTATCCTTTATGAAAATATGATTTTGAACCGCCAAGGCGCCAAGGCCGCCAAGAAAACAACTTCCGGAGATTCTTCTCCTTGGCGTTCTTGGCGTCTTGGCGGTTAAATGATCTTATAGTGTATTTGAATTCATGGCGTTGTGGTAAATTCAGAAATCATCGCCGTACACGGACGAATACGCGGACAGCCGATACCCCAAGGAGGTGCGACCATGAACCCGGGCCAATCCTCGCAACACATCACCCGGCTGACACGCGATACCCTGGCGCTGATTCTCGCCGGCGGTCGCGGATCGCGGCTGAAACACCTCACGCTGTGGCGCGCCAAACCCTCGGTGCCGTTTGGCGGCAAGTTCCGCATCATCGATTTCCCGCTGTCGAACTGCATGAACTCCGGCATCCGGCGCGTCGGCGTGCTGACGCAGTACAAGGCGCACTCGCTCATCAAGCACATCCAGCGCGGCTGGGGGTTCCTGCGCGGCGAACTCGGCGAATTCGTGGAGCTGTTGCCGGCGCAGCAGCGCATCGAGACCTCGTGGTACACCGGCACGGCTGACGCGGTTTACCAGAACCTCGACATTATCCGCAATCACGAGCCGCAATACGTCCTGATCCTCGCCGGCGATCACGTATACAAGATGGACTACGGCGCGATGCTGCTGCATCACATCGAGAGCAAGGCGGACGTCACGGTTGCCTGCGTCGAGGTGCCGGTGGCGCGCGCGCGCGAATTCGGCGTGATGACCATGGATGCGCAGGGCCGCATCGTCGATTTTCAGGAGAAGCCGGAGGATCCCGAACCGATGCCGGGCCGCCCCGATACCGCCCTGGCCTCCATGGGAATTTACCTGTTCAACACCCGCTTCCTGTATGAACAGCTGATTCGCGACGCCGACACCGCCGCTTCGTCGCATGACTTCGGAAAGGATCTCATTCCTTCCATGATCGACGCCTATCGCGTCATGGCCTACCCGTTCCGCGACCCGGTCACCGACCGGCAGCCGTACTGGCGCGACGTCGGGACCATCGATGCCTTCTGGGAGGCGAATATCGAGCTGGTCGGAGTCACGCCCGAGCTCAATCTGTACGACGATAAATGGCCGATCTGGACCTATCAGGAGCAGTTGCCGCCGGCCAAGTTCGTGTTCGACGACGACGACCGCCGCGGCATGGCCGTGGACTCGATGGTATCGGGCGGCTGCGTCATTTCCGGTTCGCGCATCCGCCATTCGCTGCTGTTCTCGGACGTGAAGGTGCACTCCTACTGCGAGATCACCGACACCGTGGTGTTGCCGGACGTCGTGATCAACCGTCACTGCCGCCTGAAACGGACGGTGATCGACAAGGGTTGCCACGTTCCCGAAGGTACGGTGATCGGCGAGAATTTCGAGCAGGATGCCAAACGCTTCCACGTGAGTTCCGGTGGCGTGGTGCTGGTGACGCCGGAAATGCTGGGCCAGGAACTGCATCATGCCCGATGACATACGGTTGAAAGTCGTGCTGTGCTGGCATATGCACCAGCCGCAATACCGCGATCTGATGAGCGGCAGCTACCATCTGCCGTGGACCTACCTGCATGCCATCAAGGATTACACCGACATGGCGGCGCATCTCGAGGCCGTGCCGGCGGCGCGCGCCGTGGTCAATTTTGCCCCGTTGCTGCTCGAGCAGATCGAAGACTACGCGAAACAGGTGGAGGGCTTTCTTACCAACAGCCTTGCCATCCGCGATCCGTTGCTGGCGGCGCTGATCAGTCCTGCGCAGCCGCCTTCGGACGAGGAACGCATCATGCTCATCAAGGCCTGCGTGCGCGCCAATGAAGCGCGCATGATCGGCCGCTTCCCCGCCTTCCACCGCCTGGCCGAAATGGCCGCCTGGTGCATGGCGCATCCCGAGTCGCTGCGCTACCTGAGCAACCAGTATCTCGCCGATCTGCTGGTGTGGTATCACCTGGCCTGGCTCGGTGAAACCGTGCGCCGCAACGACGCGCGTATCAAACGCCTGCTCGAAAAGGAAACTGGTTACAGTCTGCACGACCGGCGCGAACTGCTCAGCGTCATCGGCGAATTGCTGTCGAACGTGATCCCGCGCTACCGGCAACTGGCCGCGCGCGGGCAGGTGGAGCTGTCCGTGACGCCGTACGCCCACCCGATCGTGCCGCTGCTGCTCGACTTTGCCTGCGCGCGCGAGGCCATGCCGCAGGCGCCGCTGCCATTGCTGCCGCAGTATCCCGGCGGCGAGGAGCGGGCGCGCTGGCATATCCGCGAAGGCATCGAGACCTTCCGCCGGCATTTCGGTTTTGCGCCGGCCGGGTGCTGGCCGTCGGAAGGGGCGGTGAGCACGCCGTCCCTGAAGTTGCTGGCGCAGGCGGGTTTCCGCTGGGCCGCCAGCGGCGAGGGCGTGTTGCACAACAGCCTGGCGCAGTCGGGCCATGCGGAGCACGGCATGAAGGAGGCCTGGCTTTACCGCCACTACAGCGTCGCCGACAGCGGCATGAGCTGTTTCTTCCGCGACGACGGCTTGTCCGACCTCATCGGTTTTACCTACGCCGGTTGGCATGCCGATGACGCAGTCAACAACCTGGTGCATCATCTGGAAAACATCGCACACGCTTGCCGTGCGCATCCCGAGCACGTGGTGTCGATCATCATGGACGGGGAAAATGCCTGGGAGCATTATCCGGAGAACGCGTATTTTTTCCTGAGCGCGCTCTACCGTCGCCTGTCGGAACATCCCGGGATCGAGCTGACCACGTTTTCCGATTGCCTGAAAACCGTGGCGGCGAAGCATCTGCCCCAGCTCACGGCCGGTTCTTGGGTGTACGGCACGCTGTCCACTTGGATCGGTGAGCCGGACAAGAACCGCGGTTGGGACATGCTCGGCGACGCCAAGCATGCCTTCGATGCCGCTGCCTCCCGGCTCAGCGCCGAGCAGCTCGAGCGCGCGCGCCGCCAGCTAGCCATTTGCGAGGGCTCGGACTGGTTCTGGTGGTTCGGCGGTGACAATCCGGCTTCCACGGTGGCTGATTTCGAGCAGCTTTACCGCCAGCACCTGACCAATCTTTACCAGCTGATCGGCACGGAGCCGCCGGAATACCTGGCGCAGGTATTCACCCGCGGCGGCGGCGCCCCCAGGCACGGCGGCGTGATGCGCCCCGGCCAGCTCTCCACCGGATGATCCCCGCCGTCCTCGAACAGCGGCGCGCCGGGGTATTGCTGCATCCCACCTCGCTGCCGGGTGGCGTCGGCAATGGCGACCTCGGCGCGGACGCCCACCGCTTCGTGGATTTCCTGGCGCAGGCGGGCTTCAGCGTCTGGCAGATGCTGCCGCTCGGCCCCACGCATCGCGACGGTTCACCCTATCATGCGTTGTCGCTGCATGCCGGAAATCCCATGCTCATCAGTCTCGACCGGCTGGTCGAATGGGGCTGGCTGGAGCCGGACCGGCCCGGTGCCGCGGTGAACGTGGCGGCTTACCGTGTCGAGCGGCTGGCGCAGTCGTACAAGAAATTCATGCAGCGCGCCACGGATTCCGATCAGCGGGATTTCGCGGCCTTCATCAACCGCGAAGCGCACTGGCTCGAGGACTACGCGCTGTATCGCGCCCTGCGGCGCGAATATTCCGGTCAGGCCTGGTTCCAGTGGCCGGCACCATTGCGCGATCGCGATCCGGACGCGCTGGCCACGGCGCGCGTGCGCCTCAGCGATGAGCTGGAGCAGGTGTGTTTCGAACAGTTCGTTTTTGCGCGCCAGTGGGAGGCGCTGCGTTCACATGCGGAGCAGCGCAACCTGCTGCTGTTCGGAGACATGCCTATTTTCGTGGCGCACGACAGCGTCGACGTCTGGATGCAGCGTGAATATTTCCGGCTCGATGACAGCGGCCAGCCCACGGCCGTGGCGGGTGTGCCGCCGGATTATTTTTCCGCGCAGGGCCAGCGCTGGGGCAATCCTCTGTACCGCTGGGAGCGCATGCAGGCAGACGGTTTTCGCTGGTGGATGGCGCGCATGACCACCGAATTCAGGCGCTTCGATCTGCTGCGCGTGGACCACTTCCGCGGATTCGAGGCGTGCTGGGAAATACCGGCGGCGGATGCGACCGCAGTGAACGGACGCTGGGTCCGGGTCCCGGGCGAGGCGTTGTTCGAATCCCTGCTGCGGCATTTCGGCAGCCTGCCGCTGGTGGCCGAGGACCTCGGGATGATCACGCCGGAGGTGCTGGCGTTGCGCGACCGCTTCGACTTTCCCGGCATGGAAATATTGCAGTTCGCCTTCGACAGCGGCGCGGACAATCCCTACCTGCCGCACAATCACCGCAAGCTGGGCGTGGTTTACACCGGCACGCATGACAACGACACCACATTGGGCTGGTTCGAGAACCTGCCGGCGGAACGGCAATTGCGCGTGGTGGAATACCTCGGTTACCCGCATGAACCGATGCCATGGCCGCTGGTGCGTGCGGCGTTGGCCTCGGTCTCGCAACTGGCGATCGTGCCGATGCAGGATATCCTGGCGCTCGGCCGTGGGCAGCGCATGAACACCCCGGGCACGACCGATGGCAACTGGCGCTGGCGTTTCCACTGGGAACAGATCGCGCCGGATCTCGGTGAGCGGCTGAAGCGAATGACAGCCATGTACGGCCGCACCGCGGGGTAGCGAATAGCGATATGCCGTTATTTGGCGGGTTTTATATGAATTGCCCGGCATGGAAATATTGCAGTTCGCCTTCGACAGCGGTGCGGACAATCCCTGCCTGCCGATTCTTTATCGTGACCCGCTTACGTCGTGTTATGTAACTTTAGGTACATTCAGGAACATTGGTAAAACGGTTGCGCAGTTCCTTCTGATGGGTTTGAATGAATGGTCTGGACTTGTCGCAGTACGTACCTGCGATCATCGGGTTACTCGCCGGAACAGATAGAATAAAAATCAAGCGCCGGCATTGCCCTGAATCCGTTTTGGCCAGAGAAAATACCGTCTGGATGGGAGGAGAATGTCATGAATAGCGCTGCATTATCTGCTGCCCCAAAATGGCTTTCATTTTTTCCGGGACTCGCGGAAATCCAGGATGATGCCTGGCTGGAGGCGTTGCACGCTGCCAGGGAAATAACCATCCCTCCCAAAGCAGTGGTCATCCGTCGCGGCGATCCGTGTCAGAATTTCCTCCTGCTGGTGAGAGGCACGGTGCGCGTATACGAAAGTTCGGAAGGCGGGCGCGAGATTGCGCTCTATCGCACCCACGGCGGCGATATCTGTATCCTGACGCTGAACAACCTGCTTTCCGGCGCCGACTATGCCGCCGAAGCCGTGACCGAGGACGAGGTAAGGGCGGTCATGATTCCCATGCCGTTTTTCCAGCACGCCATGGCGCATTCCGAAGCCTTCCGCAACTTCATCATGGCCACGCTCGCGCGCCGTCTGAGCGATGTTATGCGGGTGGTGGAACAGGTCACCTTCCAGCGCCTCGATTTGCGTCTCGCCTGCCTGCTCGGCCAGCTTTTCGAGCGCAACAAGTCGGCCGCTATTTCGATGACTCACGAGGAATTGGCGCGTGAATTGGGCACGACACGCGTCGTGATAAGCCGGATGCTCAAGGAATTCGAGCGCATGGGATGCATACGTTTGCAGCGGGGCCAGATCGAGTTGTTGTCTTCGGAGGCTTTGGAGCGACTCTCGCGCGATTAAATTGTGTAACGTTTGTAACAGACACCGTTGTCACGGCTCATGTAGATTGTGAGTTGTGGAGCCTGAAGCAATAGACACCCGTTTGGGAAGCATCTCAGGTTCCTGCCCGGTTCCGGGCATGGTGGCAGGCCTCTCTCCCTCGTCACTGATTCCTGACCGGCCGTGAGGCGCCGGGTTTTTCCCGGCGCCTTTTTTTGTTTGTGACAGATTTTGCGCAGTTACTGCATGCATCTCCACACCCCCCGCGTTTTTTCCGATCCATAAGCGTGCCACGGAAAACGACGACCAGGAAAACGAGGAGCTATCCTGGTTCAGGCGTGAAGTAGTGAAGGCACCGGGTGCGTTAAGCGCGGCTGGGGTCTTGGCCGCGTTATTGCCGTTAAAGACGTTCGGCGCGGGCAAGGGCAGCTCGGGGCAGCGTCCTTTGCCCGGCAACTCGGGATTCCGCCGGTATCGACCCACCGGCGCCACGTCAGCTGCTGACGATTACGACATGCAGATCACGCAGACGCCGGTGTCCAGCATTCCCGGCAACTTCGCTCCTGGCAGTGGAGCAATAACTGTTTGTTAATGATTTCTCACAACCAGATCATGTACCCCGACTCGAAGCGGTGCGACAGGGCGGGGTGGAACGGGAACAGGCGGATTTTGTAATACTGCAATCCCGGCAGCCGCGGGTAGAGGTCCAGCTTGAACCGGGTTTCGCCCGACTCGTCCGTTCCTTCGGCCGCAAAAATATGGCTGTCCAGCCTTATGAACTCGTTGTTATCCGATTCGTAACCCACCAGGCATTCGACCAGCACGTCATCCGGGTGCAGGCCATTCAGGCGCGCCTTTACGCGCAGCGCCAGGGCTTCACCGGAGCGGATTTCAGCCAGGCCGTCATCCACGCGCCAGGCGCTGACTTTCGGCCAGCTCTGGTCGAGCCGCTTGCGCCAGGCCGCGATCTCCTTGGCGCGCGCGAAGTTGTTGCCCAGCATCATCAGGCGCTGGCGCTTGGCCGGCGCGTAATAGTTGCGCACGTAATCCATCACCATGCGCTGGGAGTTGAAGCGCGGAATCAGCGACTTCATCGAATTCTTGGATTTTTTCACCCACTGTTCCGAATAGCCGTGGCCATTGCGGTGGTAATAAAGCGGAATGACCTGCTTTTCCATGATGTCCAGCAACTCCTGGGCCTCCTCGCGGTCGCGATAGGCGCTGTCGTACTGCGCGCCGTGCGGCGTGATGGCCCAGCCGTTCTCGCCGTTGTAGCCTTCGCCCCACCAGCCGTCGAGCACGCTCAGGTTGATGACGCCGTTGATGCCGGCCTTTTCCCCGGAGGTGCCGCTCGCTTCCAGCGGATACTCCGGCGTGTTGAGCCAGACGTCAACGCTGGTAACGAGTTTGCGCGCGAGCGAAAGATCGTATCCTTCCAGCAGGATGAGCTTGCCTTCGAATTCCGGACGGCGCGAATATTCGTGGATGACCTCGATCAGCCGTTGTGCCGGCAGGTCGTGCGGGTGCGCCTTGCCGGCGAATATCAGCAGCATGCGGCGTTTCGGGTCGTTCAGCAGACGCGCCAGCCGTACCGGGTCGGAAAACAGCAGCGTGGCGCGCTTGTAGGTGGCGAAGCGCCGCGCGAAACCCACCGTGAGCACGTCCGCATCATGCGGCGTGAGATACTGGACATAACGTTCGATCAGGGCCTCGCTGGTGCCATTGCGGCGGTGCTGATGGATGACCCGGCGTTTGACTTCGGCCAGCATCTCCGCCTTGAGCGACTGGTGCAGGCTCCAGTAACTGTGATCGGGAATGTCGTCAATGTGTTTCCAGAATTCCTCGTTGAGCAGCTCGTTGCGCCAGCCGCCGCCGAAGCGCATGTCGAACAGGTTGGCCCATTCACGCGCCAGGAACGTCGGCACGTGCACGCCGTTGGTGATGCATCCGACCGGGTTTTCCTCCGGGGGAATTTGCGGCCAGATGTAGGCGTCCATGCGCGAGGCCACGCCGCCGTGAATGCGCGAAACGCCGTTGCGAAAGCGCGAGCCGCGCAGGGCCAGCGCCGTCATGTTGAAACCGCCCTGGCTGTCCGGGCTGGAGCCGAGGGAAAACAGTTTTTCCTTGTCCAGGCCCAGCGCCTTCAGCTGACTGCCGAAATATCGCTCCATCAGCGCATAATCGAAGATGTCATGGCCGGCCGGCACGGGAGTGTGGGTGGTGAAGATGGTGTTGGCGGCGACCAGCTCCAGCGCGCTGTCGAAATCCAGGCCCTGGGCGACGGCTTCGCGGCAGCGCTCGAGGATCTGGAACGCGGCGTGGCCTTCGTTGATGTGCCATACCGTTGGCTTGAGCCCCACGGCGCCGAGTGCGCGCACACCGCCGATGCCGAGCACGATTTCCTGCTGGATGCGCGTGTTGATGTCGCCGCCGTATAGCTGGTAAGTGATGCGCCGGTCGGCCTCGTCGTTTTCCGGCAGATCGCTGTCGAGCAGGTAGAGCGTGATATGGCCGGCCTTGGCCTTCCATACCTTGAGAATGACGCGCTTGCCCGACATATCC
The DNA window shown above is from Sulfuricaulis limicola and carries:
- a CDS encoding glycoside hydrolase family 57 protein, whose protein sequence is MHPKGYLALVLHAHLPFVRHPEHERFLEEDWFFEAMTETYLPLLDVFEGLARDGTPFRMTMSLTPTLLSMMTDPLLQQRYVRYLDERLGALEGERHRTESDAYFQPVVMFYRDLYTRLRRRFVEQDRLDVTQAFRRLMEAGHLDILTCGATHGYFPLLAVNEESLYAQLSMAVRTHQRILGRRPRGIWLPECGYKPGVDRLLREFGIEYFILDSHGLLNADPRPKYGVHRPVRTPEGPAAFGRDYESSKQVWAAEEGYPGDFLYREFYRDAGFDVHQPHIQKLHHAGIPTFTGLKYHRITGKTAWKEPYHPGWARERAAEHAGHFMFNRQQQVNWLNSFFDRPPVILAPYDAELFGHWWFEGPQWIDFLLRKIAHDQSDIKTITPSEYLDRFGDLQPVTPPECSWGAGGFHEVWLNGTNDWVYPYLHAAAEKMVALVQRFPQTEGAQRWALDQAARELLLAQSSDWAFIMKTGTSVDYAVRRFKTHLHRFHRLTGMIDSGHYDEAYLREISARDSLFPDMDYRIFQTKVWT
- a CDS encoding class I SAM-dependent methyltransferase, with amino-acid sequence MDINAVQRVYRRYAPAYDFYFGAMFQPGRREIIARLDCRPGDRILEVGVGTGLSLSLYPRHVEITGIDLSREMLVRARARRRCQHLKHVVALRLMDAEHMQFADNSFDKVVAMYVVSVTPHPARMTDEMRRVCKPGGELFIVNHFHHANSLVGGVERLAAPFSHVMGFRPDFSLEHFIDETGLDVAARIPVNALGYWTLLRCRNNKRSRAGVAPMPALA
- the glgA gene encoding glycogen synthase GlgA is translated as MPRILFVTSEAHPLVKTGGLGDVAGSLPVALQSRGADVRLLLPAYRDAVTRANKLKNVASLTIAGLEAPVKILEGRLPGTSLIIWLADFPPAYDRPGNPYLDSRGQPWPDNAMRFALLAHVATALALGRSRIKWRPDVVHGHDWQTGLVPVLLAREKTRPATIFTIHNLAYQGLFPHRTFTALALPPGLWSPEALEFHDQLSFMKGGLVFADQLTTVSPTYAREIQTPEFGDGLDGLLRRRAARLSGILNGIDDAEWDPARDRYLVNHYSAGRLQGKAANKLALQREFGLPLEPDAPLIGMVGRLVAQKGIDLVLDTLPGLMHRPLQLVLLGSGEAAYETALVRQAARYKDRLSVRIGYDEGLAHRIEAGADMFLMPSRFEPCGLNQLYSLRYGTVPIVRRAGGLADTVVDATPENIGAGKATGIVFQEANGGALLAAMDRALALWRDAGCWQKIMRTGMRQDFSWRHRATKYMQMYERLRRPASDGAPRKRKATASVRRRRISGAS
- a CDS encoding acetyltransferase; the encoded protein is MFLRHVSSGDIVEVMDVESLFDPFRNEFKGRFHAGEEMPDPAGFRKSDMIFLSGERLPRCWVDPHYKERKI
- a CDS encoding SAP domain-containing protein, which codes for MKIQKIRELARHQGLDPGKADKVELIRAIQRKEGNFDCFATAHAGACDQDACLWRADCFAAARSSKHS
- the hpf gene encoding ribosome hibernation-promoting factor, HPF/YfiA family; this translates as MPVPLQITLKDMPQSEAVESRIREKAEKLNRFHERIISCRVVVESPQRHQHQGKLYSVHIDLSVPGAELVANRAQDEDVYVAIRDAFGAITRQLEDFTRRQRGDVKTHTAPDA
- a CDS encoding DUF4912 domain-containing protein produces the protein MPTKNLKELRALARSRGLRGYSKLSRRELEKLLSLGGMQTPAAAEKTAKPATTTPVVKVKAKSASPRVKSAPVRVAKKTLPAAKITPPKARPAPALTPQWEWAGDVQRQSADEEQIESAKYAVVPPGSAAPRAEAMDLNEDIDNLPPVAEATLCLLPQKPGVLHGYWVLPPDSAARAQSFRLRLGRIASDVFEIIDEIPVSRERGRWYFHVDESTDMGEVYLQLGYYEPDGRFVIATRRGIARIPSLHASNRTDRLWWVSEEQFRAMYRRAGGRVHGSRLGWAASISSPGGAPSSDRLAWPGGISSRQI